The following proteins are co-located in the Proteiniborus sp. DW1 genome:
- a CDS encoding putative heavy metal-binding protein, which translates to MIITTTPNVEGRKIREYRGIVFGEVISGVDFIKDFAAGLTNFFGGRSQSYEGELIRAREDALRELEKRASALGCNAVVGVDVDYEVLGQGGNMLMVTASGTGVVLE; encoded by the coding sequence ATGATAATAACTACGACACCTAATGTAGAAGGAAGAAAAATAAGAGAATACAGAGGCATAGTTTTTGGAGAAGTTATATCAGGGGTTGACTTTATTAAGGATTTTGCTGCAGGTCTTACAAACTTCTTTGGAGGTCGTTCTCAATCCTATGAAGGAGAGTTAATTAGAGCTAGAGAGGATGCATTAAGAGAACTAGAGAAGAGAGCTTCTGCTCTAGGATGTAATGCTGTAGTAGGAGTTGACGTTGACTATGAGGTATTAGGTCAAGGTGGAAACATGCTTATGGTCACAGCCTCTGGAACAGGTGTAGTGCTAGAATAA
- a CDS encoding flagellar motor protein MotB, protein MRRTRGINEEKKGAPEWMTTYGDMVTLLLCFFVLLFSFSSIDAQKFREIMNSFRGSSGVLSGGETIRISDDGFEQKTRGYFESEDYRERSLLELQGIAEDLKQHLNEQGFDDHINIEYNENYVRLNFLDGVLFDPGKATLREDAIQILDSVGSKLLQYNKNRIKIEGHTDTVPMNSFQFPNNWYLSAARAITVAEYYINEMDFDPQRLSAEGFGEYSPIATNDTAEGRMKNRRIEIKILSSIYQEAGSED, encoded by the coding sequence GTGAGAAGAACAAGGGGAATCAATGAAGAGAAAAAAGGTGCACCAGAATGGATGACTACCTATGGAGATATGGTAACGCTTTTACTTTGCTTTTTTGTTCTATTATTTTCATTCTCTTCAATTGATGCTCAAAAATTTAGGGAAATAATGAATTCTTTCAGAGGCTCTTCGGGAGTACTAAGTGGAGGAGAGACTATTAGAATAAGTGATGATGGATTTGAACAAAAAACTAGAGGATATTTTGAAAGTGAAGATTATAGAGAGAGATCTCTTCTAGAGCTTCAAGGTATTGCAGAAGACTTAAAACAGCATCTTAACGAACAAGGTTTTGATGATCATATTAATATTGAATATAATGAAAATTATGTTAGACTTAATTTCTTAGATGGAGTATTATTTGATCCCGGAAAGGCTACATTAAGAGAAGATGCAATACAAATCTTAGATTCAGTTGGAAGCAAACTTTTACAATATAATAAAAATAGAATTAAGATTGAGGGACATACTGATACAGTTCCTATGAATTCGTTTCAGTTCCCAAATAACTGGTATCTATCAGCTGCTAGAGCTATTACCGTAGCTGAATACTACATTAATGAAATGGACTTTGACCCACAGAGATTATCAGCAGAAGGGTTTGGAGAATATTCCCCTATAGCAACAAATGATACTGCAGAGGGAAGAATGAAAAACAGGAGAATAGAGATTAAGATTTTAAGTAGTATATATCAAGAAGCTGGTAGTGAAGATTAA
- the glmM gene encoding phosphoglucosamine mutase, whose protein sequence is MGRLFGTDGIRGVANKELTCELAYKIGRAGAYVLAKDKKDVKIVVGMDTRISGDMLEAALVAGICSVGADVFSVGIVPTPAVAYLTRELNAEAGVVISASHNPVEYNGIKFFGSNGYKLNDEIEEEIEEYILDGKEVPLSPIGEGVGRRIIVNNGTDMYKNFLRKSINVDFKGLKIAIDCGNGAAYKAAPELIEELGADIEAIHNQPNGVNINVNCGSTRPEEVQKLVLSTGADIGISFDGDADRLIAVDEKGNVVDGDHVMAICGIHLKNKGKLKQDTVVATVMSNMGLDICLKKENINIVKTKVGDRYVIEEMLNNGYSLGGEQSGHIIFLEHNTTGDGLLTALQLISVVKETGKKLSELAEVMNSLPQVLVNAKVSNEKKNAYMEDEVVRKEIEKLEEKFHGEGRVLIRPSGTEPLVRVMIEGKNQEEITDMARSLADLIEERLN, encoded by the coding sequence ATGGGTAGACTTTTTGGAACAGATGGAATAAGAGGAGTTGCAAACAAGGAATTAACTTGTGAGCTTGCATATAAAATTGGAAGAGCTGGAGCATATGTATTAGCAAAGGATAAGAAGGATGTAAAAATAGTAGTAGGAATGGATACTAGAATATCAGGAGATATGCTAGAAGCTGCTTTAGTAGCAGGAATATGCTCAGTTGGTGCAGATGTTTTCTCAGTAGGTATAGTACCTACCCCAGCAGTAGCTTATTTGACAAGAGAACTAAATGCAGAAGCAGGAGTAGTTATATCAGCTTCACATAATCCTGTAGAATACAATGGAATTAAGTTCTTTGGAAGCAATGGTTATAAGCTAAACGATGAAATAGAAGAGGAGATAGAAGAATATATTTTAGATGGGAAAGAAGTACCTTTATCTCCTATTGGTGAGGGAGTTGGAAGAAGAATAATAGTAAATAATGGAACGGATATGTATAAGAATTTCTTAAGAAAAAGTATAAATGTAGACTTTAAGGGGTTAAAGATAGCTATAGACTGTGGGAATGGAGCTGCATATAAAGCTGCCCCAGAGCTAATAGAGGAATTAGGTGCAGATATAGAGGCTATACATAACCAACCAAATGGAGTAAATATAAATGTAAACTGTGGTTCTACTAGACCTGAAGAGGTTCAAAAGCTTGTACTTAGTACAGGAGCAGACATAGGAATATCTTTTGATGGAGATGCAGACAGACTTATAGCTGTTGATGAAAAAGGAAATGTAGTAGATGGCGACCATGTTATGGCTATTTGTGGTATTCATTTAAAAAATAAAGGAAAACTTAAGCAAGACACAGTTGTAGCTACAGTAATGAGTAATATGGGATTGGATATTTGCTTGAAAAAAGAGAATATTAATATTGTTAAAACTAAGGTAGGAGACAGATATGTAATAGAAGAGATGCTAAATAATGGATATTCTCTAGGTGGTGAGCAATCAGGGCATATTATATTTCTAGAGCATAATACTACAGGTGATGGTTTACTAACGGCCTTGCAGCTTATATCAGTTGTTAAAGAAACTGGTAAAAAGCTTTCGGAGTTAGCAGAAGTTATGAATTCGCTACCACAGGTTCTTGTAAATGCTAAAGTAAGCAATGAAAAGAAAAATGCCTATATGGAAGATGAAGTAGTGAGAAAAGAAATAGAAAAGCTTGAAGAAAAATTTCATGGAGAAGGTAGGGTACTCATTAGACCTTCAGGTACTGAGCCCCTAGTTCGTGTTATGATAGAAGGAAAAAATCAAGAAGAGATAACAGATATGGCAAGAAGCCTAGCAGATCTTATAGAAGAAAGACTTAATTAG
- a CDS encoding amino acid racemase codes for MQEKIVGILGGMGPDATCVLFDRIIKYTNAKCDNEHIRIIIDNNPKIPDRTAAILGNSVSPISELVKTATNLQNSGADFIIIPCITSHYFLEEIQREISVPILNALEITKEYMNKHLGNINKIGVIATSGTIKTNLFQKLLADKEIIIPTEVEQREYVMEIIYGKEGVKAGNRTGKVREYLVEIVERLKNRGAEAIIAGCTEISIVLDQSDIDIPLIDPLTLMAKKSVEIAKGLGNK; via the coding sequence TTGCAAGAGAAGATAGTTGGAATATTAGGCGGAATGGGACCTGATGCAACATGTGTTTTATTTGATAGAATCATAAAGTATACTAATGCAAAATGTGACAATGAGCATATTAGAATAATAATTGATAACAATCCAAAAATACCTGATCGTACTGCTGCTATATTAGGTAACTCTGTTAGTCCGATTTCAGAGTTAGTTAAAACAGCCACTAATTTACAAAACTCAGGTGCAGATTTTATAATCATTCCCTGTATTACCTCTCATTACTTTCTTGAAGAAATACAGAGAGAGATTAGTGTTCCGATTTTAAATGCACTAGAAATTACTAAGGAATATATGAATAAACACCTTGGAAATATTAATAAAATCGGTGTCATAGCCACTTCAGGAACAATAAAAACAAATCTTTTCCAGAAATTATTAGCTGATAAAGAAATTATTATTCCTACTGAAGTAGAACAAAGAGAATATGTTATGGAGATTATTTATGGTAAAGAAGGTGTAAAAGCGGGAAATAGAACAGGAAAAGTAAGAGAATATCTGGTGGAAATTGTAGAGAGGCTAAAAAACAGAGGTGCTGAAGCTATTATTGCAGGATGTACAGAAATAAGCATAGTGCTAGATCAATCAGATATAGACATACCTTTAATAGATCCTTTAACTCTTATGGCTAAAAAATCAGTTGAAATTGCAAAGGGCTTAGGTAATAAATAA
- the asnB gene encoding asparagine synthase (glutamine-hydrolyzing) produces MCGFVGFADTTLAMEREEIIRDMMDTIIHRGPDSGGVFTDKSVTFGFRRLKIIDLSEEASQPMYNEDRTLVMVFNGEIYNYQELKSELQEKGHIFKSNTDSEVIIHGYEEYGSDIVHKIRGMFAFSIWNIKKEEMFLARDHFGIKPLYYTQNTKDNSFIFGSEIKSFLKHPSFIKELNKEALRPYLTFQYPVLDETFFKGVYKLKPAHYMMYKKGNIEIKRYWDPMYDEKENSLEHYVNKIKEIVAESVKYHRISDVSVGSFLSGGVDSSYITSLLMPNKTFSVGFSDYEKIFNETNLAKDLSDMLGIENHRKFISADEAFEALSTILYHMDEPQSNPSVVPLYFLSKLASEHVTVVLSGEGADELFGGYAWYETTPTMAKYKKLPYFIRRPVSLMCKSLPRNRITNFLVKGGQKVEEWFIGQAKVFEEAHALKVLKDEFKKGPSVQSITSKVYDKVRNQNDVTKMQYLDMNLWMPGDILLKADKMSSAHSIELRVPFLDKEVMALASQIPVKYRVNMENSKYALRIAAKDTLPSEWANRTKVGFPVPIRHWLKEEKYYNMIKEMFKSDIAKEFFNTEEILKLADEHYTGKANHARQIWTVYVFLVWYKRFFIELK; encoded by the coding sequence ATGTGTGGTTTTGTGGGTTTTGCTGATACTACATTAGCTATGGAGAGAGAAGAAATCATAAGGGATATGATGGATACCATAATCCATAGAGGTCCTGACAGTGGAGGAGTGTTCACTGATAAAAGTGTTACATTTGGTTTTAGACGACTTAAGATAATTGATTTGTCAGAGGAAGCAAGTCAGCCAATGTATAACGAGGATAGAACTCTTGTTATGGTTTTTAATGGTGAGATATATAATTATCAAGAGTTAAAAAGCGAGCTTCAAGAGAAGGGACATATTTTTAAGAGCAATACAGATAGTGAAGTTATTATACATGGATATGAAGAATACGGTTCAGACATAGTTCATAAAATAAGAGGAATGTTTGCCTTTTCAATATGGAATATTAAAAAAGAAGAAATGTTCTTAGCTAGAGACCATTTTGGTATAAAACCATTATATTATACTCAAAACACTAAGGATAATTCATTTATTTTTGGTTCTGAAATAAAGTCATTTTTAAAGCATCCTTCATTTATTAAAGAGCTGAATAAGGAGGCACTAAGACCTTATCTTACTTTTCAGTATCCAGTTCTGGATGAGACATTTTTCAAAGGTGTATACAAGCTTAAGCCAGCTCACTATATGATGTATAAAAAAGGGAACATAGAAATAAAACGTTATTGGGATCCAATGTATGATGAAAAGGAAAACAGTCTAGAGCACTATGTAAATAAAATAAAAGAAATTGTAGCAGAATCAGTTAAATATCATAGAATTAGTGATGTAAGTGTAGGTTCATTTTTATCAGGTGGAGTAGATTCAAGTTATATTACCTCACTCCTTATGCCGAATAAGACTTTTTCAGTAGGTTTTAGTGATTATGAAAAAATATTTAACGAAACTAATCTAGCCAAGGACTTGTCAGATATGCTTGGTATAGAAAATCATAGAAAATTCATATCAGCAGATGAAGCTTTTGAAGCCTTATCAACTATTTTATACCATATGGATGAACCTCAATCAAATCCATCAGTTGTACCTCTATATTTTTTGTCAAAGCTTGCAAGTGAGCATGTAACAGTAGTATTATCAGGTGAAGGTGCAGACGAATTATTTGGAGGATATGCTTGGTACGAGACAACACCAACAATGGCAAAATACAAGAAACTACCGTATTTTATTAGGCGTCCAGTTTCACTAATGTGTAAGTCTCTACCTAGGAATAGGATAACTAACTTCTTAGTAAAAGGTGGTCAAAAGGTAGAGGAATGGTTTATCGGACAGGCTAAGGTTTTTGAAGAAGCTCATGCGCTAAAAGTATTAAAGGATGAGTTCAAAAAAGGCCCTTCAGTTCAAAGTATTACGAGTAAAGTCTATGATAAGGTTAGAAATCAAAATGACGTTACTAAAATGCAATATCTTGACATGAATTTATGGATGCCTGGGGATATTTTATTAAAGGCTGACAAAATGAGTTCAGCCCATTCAATAGAACTTAGAGTTCCATTTCTAGATAAAGAGGTCATGGCATTGGCTTCTCAAATACCTGTAAAATATCGTGTAAATATGGAAAACAGCAAATATGCACTAAGAATTGCTGCAAAGGATACATTACCAAGTGAGTGGGCAAATAGAACTAAGGTAGGATTTCCAGTACCAATTAGACATTGGTTAAAAGAAGAAAAGTATTACAATATGATAAAGGAAATGTTTAAGTCAGATATAGCAAAGGAGTTCTTTAACACTGAAGAGATTTTGAAGCTAGCTGATGAACACTATACAGGTAAAGCAAATCATGCTAGACAGATTTGGACTGTATACGTTTTTCTTGTATGGTATAAAAGGTTTTTTATAGAATTAAAATAA
- a CDS encoding UDP-N-acetylmuramoyl-L-alanyl-D-glutamate--2,6-diaminopimelate ligase, whose protein sequence is MLLAEVIKELDYIEIVGNINKEVSGIAYNSKEVEDDFIFVAIQGFTVDGHNFANMALEKGASALIVEKDVDVSTDDITIIKVKNSRKALAKISSNFYDNPTGKINLIGITGTNGKTSTSYFIRSIYEHVNKSMDLIGTIGCIIGDKQVKTNNTTPESLNLQQMFSEMVSINTENCIMEVSSHALSLDRVAECDFNIGIYTNLTPDHLELHNNMEEYFNAKAKLFKMTKDFNIVNIDDEYGKRLVEELKDSKVKTITYGIDNKADVYATDILYDAEFTKFTANTPKGSIEIKVNFPGNIYVYNSLAAIACAYCNNIDLENIKTGIEKVKDIKGRLEVVYKDKDYKIIVDFAHTEDGLEKAIKAVKPFTKGRLILVFGVYAAPGEKGRAKRYAMGKVAAKHADIAVVTSDNPKEQDPNSIIKEIVESIKEHNGTYVSFVDRKEAIKYAIEISKKDDVIFIAGKGHETSQKIGKIEVPFNEKEIIADIMKNNRKKTS, encoded by the coding sequence ATGCTTTTAGCTGAAGTGATTAAAGAACTTGATTATATAGAAATAGTGGGAAACATAAATAAAGAAGTTAGTGGTATAGCTTACAATTCTAAAGAAGTAGAGGATGATTTTATCTTTGTTGCTATACAAGGTTTTACTGTAGATGGGCATAACTTTGCTAATATGGCTCTAGAAAAAGGAGCTAGCGCATTGATAGTTGAAAAAGATGTAGATGTAAGTACAGATGATATTACTATTATAAAAGTTAAGAATTCTAGGAAAGCCCTAGCAAAAATATCCTCAAATTTCTATGATAATCCTACTGGCAAAATTAATTTAATAGGAATAACTGGAACTAATGGTAAGACATCCACATCTTATTTTATTAGGTCTATATATGAACATGTTAATAAATCTATGGATCTAATCGGCACTATTGGGTGCATCATTGGAGATAAGCAAGTAAAAACGAATAATACTACTCCAGAGTCACTTAACCTACAACAGATGTTTTCGGAAATGGTAAGTATCAATACTGAAAATTGTATTATGGAAGTATCATCACATGCACTAAGTCTTGATAGAGTAGCAGAATGTGATTTTAATATAGGTATATATACAAATCTTACACCGGATCATTTAGAGCTTCATAATAATATGGAAGAATATTTTAATGCCAAGGCAAAATTATTTAAGATGACTAAAGATTTTAACATTGTAAACATAGATGATGAGTATGGTAAAAGGTTAGTAGAAGAACTCAAGGATTCTAAAGTCAAAACCATAACATATGGAATAGATAATAAAGCTGATGTTTATGCAACAGATATTTTATATGATGCAGAGTTCACTAAATTTACAGCTAATACACCAAAGGGTAGCATTGAAATCAAGGTTAATTTTCCTGGTAATATTTATGTATACAATAGCTTAGCGGCTATAGCTTGTGCATATTGTAACAATATAGACCTAGAGAATATTAAGACGGGAATTGAAAAAGTAAAGGATATAAAAGGGCGATTAGAGGTTGTATATAAGGACAAAGATTATAAAATAATCGTAGACTTTGCACATACTGAAGATGGCTTGGAAAAAGCCATAAAAGCTGTTAAGCCCTTTACAAAGGGAAGGCTTATTTTAGTTTTTGGTGTTTATGCAGCTCCAGGGGAAAAAGGAAGAGCTAAACGATATGCCATGGGCAAAGTAGCTGCTAAACATGCAGATATTGCAGTTGTAACATCTGATAACCCAAAAGAACAAGACCCTAATTCTATCATCAAAGAAATTGTAGAATCTATAAAAGAGCATAATGGCACTTATGTATCCTTTGTGGATAGGAAGGAAGCAATTAAATACGCTATAGAAATAAGTAAAAAAGACGACGTCATATTTATAGCAGGTAAAGGCCATGAGACTTCGCAGAAAATAGGGAAAATAGAAGTGCCTTTTAATGAAAAAGAAATAATTGCAGATATTATGAAAAATAATAGAAAGAAGACAAGCTAG
- a CDS encoding cysteine hydrolase: MNITKNEVLTNGVKALEEMMGMVNQAPVLNIDTLNPEETVIVIVDMVKGFAIEGILSSPRINKLIEPIVKLTKKCKAMGIKVIAFADSHSKDSLELRFRPEHCLENSIESELVDEIKELGVDRVFYKNSTNGFITDEYLEWIKTSGSKFKNFIIVGVCSDICISQYALTKKAYFNERNMDYRVIVSMDSIDTYDLGAHNADLMNLFSIYQLIDNGIEVVKIVE, from the coding sequence ATGAACATAACTAAAAATGAAGTATTGACTAATGGGGTTAAGGCGCTAGAAGAGATGATGGGCATGGTGAATCAAGCCCCTGTATTAAACATAGATACATTAAATCCAGAAGAAACTGTTATTGTTATTGTGGATATGGTTAAAGGGTTTGCAATAGAAGGAATACTTAGTAGCCCTAGAATAAATAAACTGATAGAACCAATCGTAAAGTTAACTAAGAAATGCAAGGCTATGGGAATTAAGGTAATTGCTTTTGCAGACAGTCATAGTAAGGACTCTTTAGAACTAAGATTTAGACCAGAACATTGCCTTGAAAACTCTATTGAAAGTGAATTAGTAGATGAAATAAAAGAGCTTGGAGTAGATAGAGTGTTCTATAAAAATTCAACAAATGGTTTTATAACTGATGAATACCTTGAATGGATTAAAACATCAGGATCCAAGTTTAAAAACTTTATTATAGTGGGAGTTTGCAGTGATATTTGTATCTCTCAATATGCGCTTACAAAAAAGGCATATTTTAATGAAAGAAATATGGATTATAGAGTGATTGTATCAATGGACTCCATAGATACTTATGACTTAGGAGCACACAATGCAGACTTAATGAACTTATTTAGCATATATCAGTTAATAGACAATGGAATAGAAGTCGTTAAAATAGTAGAATAA
- a CDS encoding carboxylate--amine ligase has product MRNKAVVLGTNYYIALSAIRCLGIHGIEVVAMDYSEKGTYAAKSKYLSERLIVPHYRNESEKFVKFLIDYAKKQDYPPVLIPCHDLQVEVIDEHLEELKKYYLIPQTEPGLWTKVMDKASLYELALEHGVPVPETVKIDEENFLEKVESMIKYPCIVKPVESPSFVAVFRRKLFKVHNREELEEAIRKAKDAGLEVIVQRIIPGFDDHMYTFDAYLNQDAKVTHWSTCQKYRQFPINFGASVYTGHKYVPELYEIGAKFFEGIKYKGFAEIEFKKDSETGKFYMIEVNARITNFNNLLYKLGLNIPYITYREMIGEPLEPKSFKEDQNLVFWYAYEDLLAIRDYIKTGQLTFGQIFKSLFRPKAYAIWDWKDPMPAFSYAGIIMGKIFKKIFKTKD; this is encoded by the coding sequence GTGAGAAATAAAGCAGTAGTTTTGGGAACAAATTATTATATTGCTCTAAGTGCAATTAGATGCTTAGGTATACACGGGATAGAAGTAGTAGCTATGGATTATTCAGAAAAAGGCACTTATGCTGCTAAATCAAAATACCTTTCAGAAAGATTAATTGTACCTCATTACAGGAATGAGTCAGAAAAATTTGTAAAGTTTTTAATAGACTATGCTAAAAAACAGGATTATCCCCCTGTCCTCATACCATGTCATGACTTGCAGGTAGAAGTTATAGATGAACATTTGGAGGAACTTAAGAAGTATTATCTCATACCTCAGACTGAGCCAGGTTTATGGACAAAGGTCATGGACAAAGCCTCTCTTTATGAATTAGCATTAGAACATGGAGTTCCAGTGCCAGAAACAGTTAAGATAGATGAGGAGAACTTTTTAGAAAAGGTTGAGAGTATGATTAAGTATCCTTGTATTGTGAAACCAGTAGAATCTCCTTCATTTGTTGCTGTATTCAGAAGAAAGCTTTTTAAGGTTCATAATAGAGAAGAGTTAGAGGAAGCTATAAGAAAAGCAAAAGATGCAGGATTAGAAGTTATAGTTCAAAGAATTATTCCGGGCTTTGATGATCATATGTATACCTTTGATGCATATTTAAATCAAGATGCAAAAGTAACTCATTGGTCTACATGTCAAAAATATAGACAGTTCCCTATTAACTTTGGTGCCTCTGTTTACACTGGTCATAAATATGTACCAGAGCTTTATGAAATAGGAGCAAAGTTCTTTGAAGGAATAAAATATAAAGGCTTTGCTGAGATAGAGTTTAAAAAAGATTCTGAAACAGGGAAGTTCTATATGATAGAAGTAAATGCTAGAATAACAAATTTCAATAATCTTTTATATAAACTTGGATTAAATATACCTTATATTACCTATAGAGAAATGATTGGAGAACCATTAGAACCAAAGTCATTTAAGGAAGATCAGAACTTAGTGTTTTGGTACGCTTATGAGGATCTATTAGCTATTAGGGACTATATAAAAACAGGTCAGCTAACATTTGGTCAAATTTTCAAATCCCTATTCAGGCCAAAAGCCTATGCAATATGGGACTGGAAAGATCCTATGCCAGCTTTCTCATATGCCGGAATAATAATGGGTAAAATATTTAAGAAGATTTTTAAAACCAAAGATTAA
- a CDS encoding C39 family peptidase produces the protein MKKMTRRKQKRRKLFRVMFRMLILTCIAIGIVKIVGIFSKDTEVPGTEIPMDIKIPFIKKQGKITIKNIDIDNQIPIKNSQFTVINTDTGELVGKIITDKNGVGTSDLLDYNNIYEIKCAEPHPYYQKSMDDTLILEISQENHELIIESKIHEHIKHVKSSEDGDVVIEEVYIDVPTVMQNPELPNGCEITSLTAVLNSKGYNADKLEMADVYLPKEAFYRKDGKLYGANPYVSYAGNPREKSGFFSYAPPIIEAANLYLGTVEGKENPIDISGSTREEIIEYLNQGNPVVIWVTLDLSKPKLNYSWHLTDTGEKIDMPINLHCVVLNGYVDDNVHVMNPLKGQVLYNADEFFQSYVELGSHALVLQ, from the coding sequence ATGAAAAAAATGACTAGAAGAAAACAAAAGAGAAGAAAGCTGTTTCGTGTTATGTTTAGGATGCTGATATTAACGTGTATTGCTATCGGTATAGTTAAAATTGTAGGTATCTTTAGCAAAGATACTGAAGTACCTGGTACTGAAATACCTATGGATATAAAGATTCCTTTTATTAAGAAACAAGGAAAGATTACCATAAAGAATATAGATATTGATAATCAGATTCCTATAAAAAACAGTCAATTTACAGTAATAAATACAGATACAGGTGAGTTAGTTGGTAAAATAATTACTGATAAAAATGGGGTGGGAACCTCAGATTTATTAGATTATAATAATATATATGAAATTAAGTGTGCTGAACCACATCCATATTATCAAAAAAGTATGGATGATACTTTGATTTTAGAGATAAGTCAAGAAAACCATGAGCTAATTATAGAAAGCAAAATTCATGAACATATAAAACATGTTAAAAGTTCTGAAGATGGGGATGTTGTTATAGAGGAGGTATATATTGATGTACCAACTGTTATGCAAAATCCTGAATTACCAAACGGTTGTGAAATCACCTCACTAACAGCAGTATTAAATTCTAAAGGCTACAATGCTGATAAGCTCGAAATGGCTGATGTATACTTACCTAAGGAAGCATTTTATAGAAAAGATGGGAAGCTTTATGGAGCTAATCCCTATGTGTCATATGCAGGAAATCCAAGAGAAAAGAGCGGATTTTTTTCCTATGCACCTCCTATTATAGAAGCAGCAAATCTCTATTTGGGTACTGTTGAGGGAAAAGAAAATCCTATTGATATAAGCGGAAGTACAAGAGAAGAAATTATAGAATATTTGAATCAAGGTAATCCTGTAGTTATTTGGGTAACCCTAGATTTAAGCAAGCCTAAATTAAACTACTCTTGGCATTTAACTGATACAGGAGAAAAAATAGATATGCCTATTAATCTACACTGTGTAGTGCTCAATGGCTATGTAGATGATAATGTTCATGTCATGAACCCGTTAAAAGGACAGGTATTATATAATGCAGATGAATTCTTTCAGAGTTATGTAGAATTAGGAAGTCATGCTTTGGTTTTACAATAA
- a CDS encoding P1 family peptidase, with the protein MKEIQFTDIGGIKVGNAQNFEAATGCTVIVCENGATAGVDVRGGSPGTRETDLLNPVNMIQQIHAVVLSGGSAFGLDASSGAMKYLEERNIGFDVQVTKVPIVCSAVLFDLAIGDYKVRPDLKMGYEACMNATDKECPNGTIGAGTGATVGKLFGLKTAMKGGLGSYALQVGELKVGAIVAVNCLGDVIDPATGEVLAGLLSEDLKSFIGTENMMIANYDSKKNLFSGNTTIGVVATNGKFSKSEMNKIASMAHNGYARTMRPAHTIFDGDTIFALSTGDVQADISTVGFLATKAMEQAVINAIKSASSIHGIKSYSDIFK; encoded by the coding sequence ATGAAAGAAATCCAGTTTACTGATATAGGTGGAATAAAAGTAGGTAATGCACAAAATTTTGAGGCTGCTACAGGCTGCACAGTCATAGTATGCGAAAATGGTGCTACTGCAGGAGTAGATGTGAGAGGAGGCTCACCAGGCACTAGAGAAACTGACTTATTGAATCCTGTAAATATGATTCAGCAAATTCATGCTGTCGTGCTTTCAGGAGGAAGCGCTTTTGGGTTAGATGCTTCTTCTGGTGCTATGAAATATTTAGAGGAAAGAAATATAGGATTTGATGTTCAAGTAACAAAGGTTCCTATAGTATGCTCTGCAGTACTATTTGATTTAGCTATTGGAGACTATAAGGTAAGACCAGATTTAAAAATGGGATATGAGGCTTGTATGAATGCAACAGACAAGGAGTGTCCAAATGGGACTATTGGAGCAGGTACAGGTGCTACAGTAGGAAAACTGTTTGGACTTAAAACAGCAATGAAGGGCGGACTAGGTAGCTATGCACTGCAAGTAGGAGAGCTTAAGGTAGGAGCCATAGTAGCTGTGAATTGTTTAGGTGATGTAATAGACCCAGCTACAGGAGAAGTATTAGCTGGCTTATTAAGTGAGGACCTAAAGAGTTTTATAGGTACAGAGAATATGATGATAGCCAACTATGACAGCAAGAAAAACCTCTTTAGTGGAAATACAACTATTGGAGTAGTAGCTACTAATGGAAAGTTCTCTAAATCAGAAATGAATAAAATAGCTTCAATGGCTCATAACGGATATGCTAGAACAATGAGACCAGCTCATACTATTTTTGACGGTGATACTATATTTGCATTATCAACAGGAGATGTGCAGGCTGATATAAGCACAGTAGGCTTTCTAGCAACTAAGGCAATGGAACAGGCAGTTATAAATGCTATAAAGAGTGCAAGCTCTATACATGGAATCAAGTCATATTCTGATATTTTCAAATAG